DNA sequence from the Sediminibacillus dalangtanensis genome:
CATCATGGTAAACGCTTACACATATAGTGGATAAGGAATACTTAACAGATTCTATCAAAAAAGATGAGGGAGGGCGTTTCATTGAGCAGTTTGTTAGTTGCTGCAATTGGAATCATTATCTTCATTCTTGGTTACCGTTTTTACTCGAAGTTTGTAGCAGAAAAAATTTATCGGCTTGATCCGAATTATCTGACCCCGGCACACCAGTATAAGGACGGAGTCGATTTTGTCCCAACCAACAAGTATGTTGTCTGGGGGCACCATTTCACATCGGTCGCGGGGGCTGCACCAATTCTCGGACCTGCAATAGCCGTTTATTGGGGATGGCTGCCTGCATTCCTGTGGGTCGTGCTTGGAACGGTTTTTGCCGCAGGCGTTCATGACTTCGGTACCCTGGTTTTGTCTGTCAGGAATAAAGGGCAGTCGATCGGAACACTGGCCCACCGGTTAATCGGTAAAAAAGCAAAACTACTATTTTTGTTTATCATATTGATTCTAGTTTTGATGATCAATGCCGTTTTTGCCTGGGTGATTTCGAATCTATTTATTTCTTACCCTGCCAGTGTACTTCCGGTATTTATTCAAATTCCGCTGGCGATTTGGATTGGCTATGCTGTATATAAAGGGAAAACAAAAATGCTTTTGCCTTCCATCATTGCCCTGGTGGTCATGTATGGTGTAGCCATTCTGGCCAGCAATATAGACTTTCTGCAAATTGATGTCGTTGCGTACTTTGGAGGGGAAGGTGCTGCCGGCCTGTTTGGAATGGGCGCAGTTTCCAGCGCTTTTCTAATTTGGATTGTGATATTAATGGTTTACGTTTATATTGCTTCGACCCTTCCTGTATGGAAATTGCTGCAGCCACGTGATTATATTAATTCCCATCAGCTGGTAGTTGGAATGGCTATCCTATATCTCGGGCTGTTGTTCACCAATCCTGCGGTGACAGCTCCTGCTGCAAGCTCGGCAA
Encoded proteins:
- a CDS encoding carbon starvation CstA family protein; translation: MSSLLVAAIGIIIFILGYRFYSKFVAEKIYRLDPNYLTPAHQYKDGVDFVPTNKYVVWGHHFTSVAGAAPILGPAIAVYWGWLPAFLWVVLGTVFAAGVHDFGTLVLSVRNKGQSIGTLAHRLIGKKAKLLFLFIILILVLMINAVFAWVISNLFISYPASVLPVFIQIPLAIWIGYAVYKGKTKMLLPSIIALVVMYGVAILASNIDFLQIDVVAYFGGEGAAGLFGMGAVSSAFLIWIVILMVYVYIASTLPVWKLLQPRDYINSHQLVVGMAILYLGLLFTNPAVTAPAASSASDVSWFPLLFITVACGAISGFHGLVSSGTSSKQLNKETDARFVGYFGAVGEGALALVSILAVITLFPSAGDFTAAYSSFAQANATGLGNFVEGASQLANGLAIPPGIATTIVSIIVVSFAATTLDTSVRLMRYIIAELGVEYKIPALSKMHVATSIAVILSAVLVLLPEGSKGFGSGGYLLWPLFGTSNQLLAGISLLLISIWLKRQGRNFLVTLIPMVFLLIMTLLAMFNQVLFQWSWFGSDANMLLFVLGAVIFVFAVWIIITAISTLTKNDIKES